The genomic stretch TGGGCCATCAGATACGCTGAAGGCCCCATAGTATGGCTCCGACGGAGGGTTGGGTGTGCGACGTTCTTCCATGTAAAAGTCTTGTGCCACTGGAACATGGCTGTTCATTGGGGGGCTGCTGTGCGCATTTTGATTGTGCATGTCGAACTGGCTGCTCCACGACTGGTGATACATCTTGGAGCTTCCAGGAGGGGTTGGCACCTGTGTATAGGGAGTGctcggaggaggaggatacTGCGCCCCTAATTTACGGATCTGCTGGAGCGGGGGAGAGCTGGTGGAAGAGATGGGAGTAAGAAGGCTCGAGTCGCACGAAGCAGGGAtgttgaaagaagagacctatggggaaaaaaaattggtaAGCTTGCAGCCATTGCAAGAGGCAGGACAAGAcaggggagaagagagctaCAAAGCGGCGAAGCAGAGGGCAGGGTTCTCGGGAGTAAGGCGGGAAATACATACCGCTGAAAAGGGCGTCACTTCTGAATAGGTTGGAGTGCCCACAGACACGATGGATCGGTCGTCAGACAAGCCGTGAGATCCTGCGAGGTCACCTGTGTGTGGTAGACCTGCAGTAATGTATTGTTGTTGCTCTACCATGTTCATGCAGGTGGAGCTTTGGGTAAGGTGCCTTGGACGTTTCCAAAAAAACCAGCCAAGGACTTGTTGTcgagtaaaagaaaaaaaaaagagaaagaataGAAGTGCAATGGTAATGCAGCAGTGGAAAGAGATGCGTGTCGCTTGGAGTTCGTAACGAGGCACGTTTAGGtattaggtaggtaggtaggtatatgGAGGGACAAGATGACTGGAAGGCGGGTATGAGGGGTGGATTATTTGCAATGACCAAAGAGCCGTCAAAGGTGAAGGTGAAGGATTGTGCCTACTGCCTTGGCCGCGGCGGTGGATGGTCGAAAGGTGCTGATGATCTGGCAGGGGAAGAACagaagagctgctcgagtggtggatgaagaagggaATCTtgcgaggaggatgagaCAGGAAGAGATGGCAAGAGTCTTTGTATAAATGGAGGCTCAGATCAACAGCCGGGCGAGCTCTCAGGTAGCATCCAAGATTGCAAGGAAGTGAGTCGACGAGCACACGGAAAATCAGTACAAAGTGTCACAGCGTGGGACTAGCATACAGGGGATCGCTGTTCTTAACCCTGGTATTAACAATCGACCGGGGGGTCGGGGAGTGCAGCTAGAGTCGTATGGCGTCGAACTAAGCCCCCCTGTCGACGCAGGCAGGGCGGCGGTCGCAATGTACCGTACAGTGGCAGATACTGTCATGCCGTGCATGAGATAGCCGCCGAGGGTGCGACTTAGGCTAGAACACGTCGAACTGGAGATTGGGCTTTTGCTGGAGTAGACAGGGGCGTGGGAGCGAACAGGTGGGGGCGTAGATCTAGCAGACCCAAGGAGATGCCGATGTATCTTTTTGTGTGCAGTAGCACCACCGCCGTCTGTATCGAGTACGTACTGCAATTAGTCCGATGAGTGCAGCTCAAAAGCATGCGGTGGACACATGACAATAGAAAGGCCGTTCTtgcaagctgctggctgtCGGATACGACTGGATAGGGACAAGGACATCCTAAAAGAGGccgagccagagccagagaaCAATCAATAGCAGCGGGGACACTAAACCAAGGGGAAGTGAGTGCCTCTTTCGATCATTTCTGCCCCGGCGGCGGTCGGTGAGCACGGGCGACTGCGTGTAATTAGATGGGCGGTAGGTATAATCCAATATCAAAGTATATACCCAGTACCGGACTTGATCATCCGACACTACTCGATAGATTGATAGATTTGCCTCTGaattgctgttgctgctctcaGCTTCAGATGCGTTTATGAGCCACAATAAATAACACATCCAGGGGCGATCACTGACTATGGAGAAACAGCTGAGACAGATGAAAGTGCTTCCAAGAGCCACTGGCGTTCCTAGGTAGGCAGTGAACCATTTCAGCTTTGAATAATATGTCGGCGATATACTCGTAATTGCTATGGAGCAAAGTATATTTGCGCAGAGATGGTTCCTGCAGGGGCCAAATCCATCTCCACTGTTCATGTGAAGACGCTCATCGGGGCCCCGACTGCATCACGGGCAGAAGCTAGTAGTATGATGGGCACATCCACCGCTGTAAGACGTCATATCACAACCTCTGAGACTCTCAGCCGGGCCTCCATTGCCGCCTTTGAAAAGAGTATTGAAGGCTGAAAATCTCTTTGCCGGCCTGATTCATGGCATAGAGGCTGCAAGGGGTGTTCGATGTGAGGGAGGGGAATAGATCCATAGTATCGTATCCAAGGCAGAGCCAGCCGCCACGGGGGAGAAACCGAAGGCCGCCCGCGGTGCGCTGGCAGATGCAAAATCCCGGCATGGGGCATGAGCATCCAAAGCACAAAAGACACCGCGATTGCCGAGATCGTACTAGCAGCCAGCCATCTCTCGCAGCTCTCCGAACGAGATGAATGAATGAGGGCAATGCGAGGAAGCCTCAATAGCTCAAGTGGCAGAAACCAGGATCCGCCGGGCGGTGGGGAACTGGAAATCATTCGCTGGTCTAAAATTCCAGTTCGACCTAGTAGGGCTATCTTAGCTGAAGCGTCGCCCCAGCCGGGTCTAGCGCGCTGTCTTCCTCAGCCAGCAGGCAGAGGTTCTGTGTACCTGATGGAATGTGACGCCGCCCACCAAGCCCAGCGGTAGCCAGTACGAGCCTCCGCACGCTAGCACTTGCCTTACTCCAGAGCATCTCGAAAACTGCAGGAACTGCGCAAAGGACAGTCGacaggctgctggagcgcTTCGTACCTGCctgctactagtagtatcaAGTGTGCAGTGTGAAAAGCAAGCAATCCAATCTTCCATCTCGCAGTCTGCCTCGAAATGGGCCGCACCGCAGCACTGCCTTTTGCACCAcatcgccagcagcacgGTGCGGCCAAAACTGCCGGCCATGCCCACATTGGCGTCTTTCTCGGAGCCAATCTTCATCAGAGAATCGCGGTTTGCAACGCTCTAGCGACTCGTCTCAGCCCacggcgctgccgcagctgctcgTGGCCAAAGACGCAACCAGACTCCTCATGTACGTGGCCCGAAAAGCATTTGCCAGGAGCCGGCCGGCAGACGTGACACGCCCTAACTTCAAGCGCAGGATCTATCCCACAAAGAGAGCCACGCCGTCTTTGGCCAGGCCACGCTTTGGATTGTGCCCTGAGCCTAGCATCTCATTGACAGTGCCGCTAGCTTCGGTCTGCAGCCGTGCGCAGCTACCTCCAAGTCTCGAAAGCCTCTACTCCACGGGTCTAGCAGATTAGCATCAGAGCGGTCTGAGTTAAAAGCTGCCTTCCGACCTGCGTGCCCCGACGACGTATCCGCAATCCCCGCGGAGGGAGATGATCGCCCAAAGCCAAGGCTGATACCCGTCGCGACCGACGGCTGCTTGTATGTCGATTcggatgatggcggcgtttgCTTTGAAACAGCTTCAAAAGAGACAATCTAATCTAAGGCTACGGTTTCGATACGTCTGTTCATCGACGCTCCTTCTCCCCCGCCTTCTCTCGCCTGGCTCCGGTCGGTAGATCAGCAGCCGTCGATTGAGAACTCCCTGAAAGGGGGCGCGGCTTGTGTTGCTTATTTATCCAGTGGATCATGACTGTTAGCTAGAAGAATGCTAAATGTGCCGTCCATTCTCTCAGCCATTCAGCCAGTCACTCGGTCACATCACATCATTCAATGGCTTGTCAGGTGGCAATCATGTGTTTTCAATAGATGCCCAGGCAAATAGCGTAGCGGAAGCTTGCCACGCCACGCTCCGTGCTCATGCGCACTGATTCCACTCTTGACGCCTCTAGCGCAGCACTGTTCCTTGAGCAAATTTCATGAGAGACAGTAGCCACTCTTCAGGATAGAGCGAACGGCTGGTGCTCCCGCTTTCGCTACCATGGTTGGCTCTCTATCTCCTTCTGCCACGGCTAGTGCACTCTGTAGCAAGCAGCCAGGCCAGATTTCGGAAAGTCATGCTGCCGAGACGTCGAACAGCCTTTGACAGAATACGCAGTGCGAGCTGGCAAGACACCAGTCCCACTTAGCAGAGTTCAGTGCACGCAGTAGCCAACTCCGACTGCCCTACGAGACTGCTAAGCCCGTCGCTATTGACCGAGTCAAGTATAAGGCCTAAGCAGGAGAGACATGACCAAAAAAGACAGAGTTTCAGCACCTTTGGATGGTAGAGTAATACGGAGCAGTCGTCTATACTCACAGCGGCCCACCTAAATGCATCTCTTGAGTGCGTATAGGTCGCATCGCACATGCTGCCCGATACCCCCGTCCACAGTTGTATGAACGCACGAGGTCTCGCCTTAATTTCCACGCTGTCGGGACCGTAACATTCTCAAATCTCGCGCAGCGGAGTCGAGGCCATGTCGAACTTTTGTGCAATGCCGCAGCAACCCATTCGGCATGGGGTATCCTGGCGGAATTCGTCCGAGAGGAAGCCGTACTCCATATGGCAGTGGCCGAGAGAGAGATGCATGAGCTTGAGAGATGCGGCTCCGCTGCCCTGGGCAGACGGCTGCAGGCAGTTGGAGTGTGCCTCAGTTGGAGTGTGCCTCTTGCTTCCGCTGCAGAGCTTGGAGCCTGCCTCGCCAACGGGAGACAGTGGTTCTCAAGGCACTGCCGAAGCGATCGTGCCAACGATCAGAGTTTCCTGCTGTTAgccttggctgcttctttttcccgcTTTGACTCTACATTGCTG from Trichoderma atroviride chromosome 3, complete sequence encodes the following:
- a CDS encoding uncharacterized protein (TransMembrane:3 (i12-32o38-61i138-157o)) translates to MNSGDGFGPCRNHLCANILCSIAITSISPTYYSKLKWFTAYLGTPVALGSTFICLSCFSIVSDRPWMCYLLWLINASEAESSNSNSEANLSIYRVVSDDQVRYWVYTLILDYTYRPSNYTQSPVLTDRRRGRNDRKRHSLPLGLVSPLLLIVLWLWLGLF